Proteins encoded within one genomic window of Bacillus sp. F19:
- the hutP gene encoding hut operon transcriptional regulator HutP translates to MSIQPDHRIGRNAMQLVLIGENDHFYGEQLTEQGFQFCQGKTGSMETHKVVAAIETAAKRSGVISPDGYRETHSLYHAIMEALHGVTRGQVQLGSVLRTVGLRFAIVRGKPYEAETEGEWIAIALYGTIGAPVKGSEHEAMGLGINHI, encoded by the coding sequence ATGAGCATACAACCGGATCATCGTATTGGGAGAAATGCCATGCAGCTCGTTCTGATTGGTGAAAATGATCATTTTTACGGGGAACAGCTGACAGAGCAGGGGTTTCAATTTTGTCAGGGGAAAACAGGTTCAATGGAGACGCATAAAGTAGTGGCGGCCATTGAAACTGCAGCTAAGCGTTCAGGTGTGATATCACCTGATGGATACCGCGAAACACACTCTTTATATCATGCCATCATGGAAGCGCTTCATGGTGTGACGAGAGGGCAGGTTCAGCTTGGAAGTGTTTTGCGCACAGTTGGTCTTCGATTTGCCATTGTCAGGGGGAAGCCTTACGAGGCAGAAACAGAAGGCGAATGGATTGCGATTGCTTTGTACGGCACAATAGGTGCTCCTGTCAAAGGATCAGAGCATGAGGCAATGGGTTTGGGAATTAATCATATATAA